In Hymenobacter volaticus, the genomic window CGAATTATCTGCTAGCTGGCAACGTGGCCATGGCTGTGATGCTGCTGTTCACGGGCGCTGCGCATTTTACCCTCACCAAAGGCATGACGCTAATGCTGCCCGAGTGGCTACCCGGCCGCAAAGCATGGGTGTACTTCACGGGTATTGTGGAATTGGTGGCGGCTGCGGGGCTACTGGTGCCGGCCTCGCGCCTGTTGGTCGGGTGGTCGTTGATTGTGTTTTTCGGGTTGGTGTTGCCCGGCAACATTCACGCGGCTTTGCACCACATCAACTACCAAACGGGTACCACCGATGGCCCCGGTCCGCGCTACCTCTGGTTCCGGATTCCGCTGCAACTGTTGTTCATCGTCTGGACCTGGTATTTTAGCGTGTATCTGCCTGCGGCTCCTACTTTCGCGGGTCTTTCTCACTAGCCTTAGCCGCGTGACTTCTCCTGCCTCCCCTACCGCAATGCCCTTAGTCGTGCTAGGTAGCGCCCGCCAAGCCGGCGACACGCAACACTTGGTGGAGCGGGTGCTAGCCGACATTCCGCACACGCTCGTTAACCTGCTCGATTGGCCTGTAGCGCCCTACAACTACCAAAACGACTATCCGAGCGACGACACTTTTCCGCAGTTGGCAGAGCTCATGATTGGGCACCAGGTCTTGGTGTTTGCAACGCCAGTCTACTGGTACAGCATGAGCGGGGTGATGAAGCAGTTCTTCGACCGGTTTACGAATCTCACTGACATCCACAAACAGCTAGGCCGCCAGCTAGCCGGCAAGCACGCGTTTCTGCTCGCCGTTGGCTCCGACAAAGAGTTGCCGGAGGGTTTTGAGGTGCCGTTTCGGCGGACCGTGGAGTACTTCAAGATGACGTTTAGCGGTACTTTGTACCAGTCGCTCAAGCAGCCTTTTCCCGAGGAAACGGCCCACCAGTTTGCGCAGCAACTCCGCGACTTGCGCTAAACAACACGCCTTCACCTTCCCAACTCGCCGCCCTGCATGACCGTTCTGATTCTCGAAGACGAATACCCCGCTGCTGAGCGCCTACAACGGTTGCTGCTGGAAGCCGCGCCGGAGGCGCAGGTACTCGCCTCACTCGACAGCGTAGCCAGCGCACTAGCCTGGCTAGCTGCCCATCCCGCCCCGGACTTGATCTTGTCTGATATTCAGCTGGCCGATGGCTTGAGCCTGGAGGTGTTCGAGCAAACGCTCGTGCGGAGCCCCGTCATCTTCACTACCGCTTACGATGCCTATGCCATTCGGGCTTTCAAGGCCAACAGCGTCGATTATCTGCTGAAACCGGTGAAGCTGACCGAATTGCAAGTCGCCCTCACCAAGCTGCGGGAGTGGCGGAGCCCCGCGGCTTCGCCGCAAGCCGCAGGCATAGCCGACGATACCGCCCGCCGCCTCGAACGCCTCCTCGACAGCCTCCCCCGCCCCGACCGGCAGTATAAAACCCGCTTCCTAGTTCGGAGCGGTGAGCAGTTGCTGCCCCTAGCCGTTGAGCAGATAGCGTGGTTTCAGAGCCGACACGAAAATACCACCCTCGTTGCCACCGACGGCCGCCGCTTCGTGGTCGACTATACGCTGGAACAACTGGAAAGCCTGCTCGACCCGCGGCAGTTCTTTCGCCTCAACCGCCAGTTTATTGCTCAGCTCGCGGCCGTGCAACGCTTGCACTCCCATTTCAACGGCAAGCTGCTGCTCGATTTGCAGCCCGCGCCCACCGAGGAAGTACTGGTGAGTCGGGAAAAAGCCAATGCAGTTAAGCAGTGGCTGGAAGGCTAGCTACCCGTGCCGTTGACTGCTGCATGGGCCAGAAACCAGGCCAGTCCGCCCCCAGCCACTACGCCAGCCACGATACCAGCCACTAGCTCCGGCAACGTATGACGCCGCAACACCAGCCGCGAGGCCGCTACTACTGCTGCCAGCAGCAAAGCCGACACGCCCCACTTAGAATACAAGTGCAACACCACGCAGGCCAGAAAAAATGACAATGCCGCGTGCAGCGAGATTTTCAGCCAGAAATTGACTGCGTAGCAAGTCAGCAGTAGCAGCCAGGCCGCCAGCAGGCCATACCGGAATAGCCCCGCCTGTTGCCAAAACAGAACGCCAGTGGCCAGCCCCAGCAACAGGAGCAGCACTGGATAAAACGACCGACGCTGCTCCTGTTGCGATATATCGAAGTTGGAGTAGGCGCCGCGATACGTTTGGCGGAAACTCCAGATGCCGATGAGTGCCGCCATGGTGGCTACGCTGCCAAGGCTCCATCTGGCCGTTGGGTCGTCGTCAAGCTTTTGCCAAGCCATGAAACTCACAAACGCAGTGCTTGTAAGCAGTGGGTGCCCCAACCAGGAAATTACCGCCGCCAAACGGCGCACGGGTGCAGAAATCATCATGCAGTTCTTATCTGTCCAGCCAGGCCTTGAAAGCGGCCACTTTTTCGCGGCTTACCAGCACGGTTTCACCCTCGGGGGCGGTGGGCTTGAGGATGGTTTGGAGACGAGAATTGGTGTAGTGAATGATGTCGTGGATGGCGTCGGCGTGGGCTAAGTAGGCGCGGTTGAGTCGAAAGAATTCGGTGGGGTCGAGCATCTGCTCTAGCTGTTCCAACGTGTAATCGACCACGAAGCGGCGGCCCTCCCGGGTGTGCAGCAGCGTGACCTTCTCCAAGCTGGCGAAGTAGGCAATTTGCTCTACCGGAATGGCTTTCAGATGCTCACCGACCCGCACCACGAAGCGCGACTTATACTCTTTGGCGGGTTGCGCTTGTTGCAGCACCCGGGCCAGCAGCGCCGCATCGAAGGTGGGCGTGGCGGCTTCGCGCAGTTGCTGTAGTTTGGTGAGAGCAGCCGTTAGTTCTTCCGGGTCGATGGGCTTGAGCAAGTAGTCTACGCTGTTCACTTTGAAAGCCCGTAGCGCATACTTGTCGTAGGCTGTGGTGAAGACAACGGGAATGCGAATTTCCAACCGCTCGAACAGCTCGAAGCTGAGTCCGTCGGCCAAATGAATGTCCAGGAACAGCACGTCGGGCGCGGGCCGCAGGGTTTGGAGGAGTGCTTCTGCTTCTGCTACCGACTCGGCGGTGCCTACCACTTCCACGCGCAATGCCTGCTTTTTCAACAGTTCAGCTAAACGGCGAGCGGCCAGCGGTTCGTCTTCAACAATCAGAGCGCGCATTTCTTGATTTCTTGTTGCTAGGTAAATAAGTGACTGGTGTGCGCAAGCTAGCCTATGGCTGGCAAGAAACGCAGGCGCATGAAAGCTATTTAAGGCACCGCGCCGGCTGCTGACACCGCCAACCAACTAGGAATATCAGCAATTAAAGAGCAGAAACTTCGAGCAGGGGGAGCGTCACGGTGAATTCGGTTTCGGTTTTCGTTACCGTCACGGGCCGCGAGGTCAGGAAGGCGTAGCGGGCGGAAAGGTTGGGCAAGCCCAGGCCCGTCGATTCCTCGTCGGGGACGCGGCGGTAGCGCAGGGCGTTGCGCACCACGAGTTGGCGGGCAGCCGCATCCAACGTGATATGAATGTAGAGAGGCTGCTTCTGGCTGGTGGCATTGTGTTTGAGGGCGTTTTCGAGGAGCAACTGCACGGCCAGCGGCGGCACGAGTAGTTCTTCTAAGTTGGCAGCGAGCGGCAGGTTGATTTCCACTTGCAGCCCTTCGCCGAGGCGGGTGCGCTGCAAATACACGTACGCCTCCACGAAGCGCATTTCCTCGGCCAGTGTCACCACTTCCTGCTCCTGGCTGTCAAGAACGTAGCGGTAGACTTTGGCCAGCTGGCGGACGAAGCGCGAGGCGCGGGCGGGGTCTTCTTCCTCGATGAGAGACGTCAGGGCGTTCAGCGAGTTGAAGAGAAAGTGCGGGTCTACTTGGCGGCGCAAGGAGTCGAGGCGAGCTACGGCGTTTTCCTTTTCCACCCGCTCGACCCGGATGGCCGCTTCGCGCCAATTCAGGAAGAAAGAACGACTGTGGTTGAACAGCGAAATGATAATGGTAATGCCTAAGGGTATCAATACCTGGCCGTACATCTGCGGCCGCCACAGCAGCGCCAACGACTGGTGCGAAAGCAGTAGATAAGCCGCCTGAATTACTAGAACAACCAGCACCGACCCACCTACTTGCAAAGCCACAGTGACCAGAATCCGGCGTAAAGGCCGCTCGGCCCACGAAATATGGGTATTGAGCCATTCTACTGCCAACCAGTTGACAAACCACAGCCCGGCGCTGTAGGCAAAGGTGATAATAAACGTGAAGGCTAGGCGCTTTCCATCCGTCAGGGCTCCCGGGTTCAACACCACCGTGAGAAAGGCCGAAATAAGCACCAACATCCGGAACGCTTTCCAGGTAGTCGCCCATGAATTTGAGATGGACTGGTAACCAGTGGTAAGCTGCGAAGAGGAGTTGGATTGCGCCACGGACAACGGCCAAGAAGTTTCCATCAAAGTAAATGAAAAGACCCATTGGGGAAGCATCACGTAATGAGCCGCTTTTTCCCAACGGGTCAGCCAGTATTAGTTGGAAGCCGTTTTCGCGGCACTTTCCGCCAACAAATTCTTGACGTTTGCTTCGCCCCAATTTGGGCTCAGTACCGTGGCCGGCCGGAACGTAGCGAACAGCGCCATTGCCTTTTCGTAGTGCGGCTTGGCAGCCGCCATTCCGCCCCCAAACATTTTGGGCCGGAAGTTGAAGTCGTTGCCCCGCACCAAGTACACGCGCGGATTTTGCGGATTCGCTTTTTCGGCCTGTCCAAGGCTTTCCCCTACCATCGCCGTGTACTTCATAGCCCGCGCCATCGGCGACACCATAATGCGGCCCTGGTAGAGGTAGGCCTGCATTACGCCTAGCTCCGACGCATCGGCCGCCGGCAAAGCCCGCGCCTGGTCTAGCGCCGTTTGGGCCTGATCGAAGTATTTGTCTTGCTGCTCGCTGTCTTTAGTAAGGAAACCCAACCGCACGTAGCCATACGCCTGATAATAGCGCGGCAACCAGTCGTTGGCCGCTACGGCCGCCGCCCGCTCGAACTTGCTGATGGCTTGTTGGGTAGCCGTGGGGTTGCTGGAACTCAGCATTTCCTTGATGGTGGCGGCCATCATTTGCGAGTATACATCGGTGGTAGCAGTAGCCGTTGTGGGCGTGTCGATAGCAGGCGTCTGCGCTACGGCGGCGAAAGAAGCAGCGCAGAGGACGAAGGCAAGGAAAGGCTTTTTCATGATGCGGAAGCAGTTGAAGTGGTGTATGGCGTTTGACTGTTGTAAAGGTGCACGCCCCCGCTCCCCAAGGAAATTCACGGTTACTGAAGCGTCGGATCATCAGGATGAAGCGTAGCGCGGAGGCACCTATACAATTTGTCAATTCGCTAAGATGGCCTCAATGCTAGCGCCATGAGGGAATTTCAGCTTTGGTGCTAGAGATTTAGACATCTAGTTCCTTGCAGATGAGGAGCTAGGGGTAGCTGACTTGCCGTTGCCAAACTACTCGTCATGCTGAGCGGAGCCGAAGCATCTCGCTCGACTCGTTTGGTTAGCACCACAACCTCAGCATGCGAGATGCTTCGGCTCCGCTCAGCATGACGCTCGGGGTAAACAACCCCTCCTGACCCCTCCTCATCTGAGAGAAACTAGTCTGCTAAACCGTAGATATTAAGTGGAGCAACCTTACTCGGGCCGTTCGTTCACGTCGCCGGGGTTTTTCTTGTTTATCGACACGAATACCCCCACGAACAGCATACGCGGAGCCGTGGGCGTCACGGCGACGCGGTTGAACTGGCCGCTAGCATCGGGGGTGCTGGCGTAGCGGTAGCCGTACACGTTTTGGCGGCCAAGCACGTTGGAGGTGGAGATGTGGACGATAGTGAATTGACCGAACAAACGGGTGAGGTAGCTAGCGTTCAGGCTTACATCCTGATAAGTAGGCAGCACGCCTTGGTTGTACCCTTCCTGGTTGAGGTCGTGGTAGCGGCGCGGGCTGCCGTAGGAGGCAGTAACCCCAAAGAGCGTGTTGAGCTTAGGCACCCAATACTTGCCCACGACCGATACGTTGTGCCGGGCAGCAAACGTGGGTACGGCGCTTACGGGGTCGGCGCGGTATTGGCGGCGGGTGTCAAGGAAGCCGTAGCTCACCCAATACTCCAGGTTCTTCACTGTTTTCCGGTCGCGCCAAAGCACGTCGAGGCCGCGAGCGTAGCCAGTGCCGCCGTTATCGTAGGTGGCGGCATTGCGCATGTCTTGGCCATCGTAGCGGGTAAGGTGGCTGTAGGTTTTGTGGTAGGCTTCGGCTTGCAGCAGCTTGCCGTCGTGGTTGTATTGGTAGGTGAGCACCGAGTGCGTGGCTTGCTCGAAGCGTAGGTTGGGCTGCACCAGCAGCAAACTGTTGTCGGGGGTTTGGTAGAAGCGGCCGTAAGCACCCGAAACCGAGCTATGCTCGCTCGTCTGATAAGCCAAGGCTAGTCGGGGAGCCGCGTTGACTCGGTCAAGTAGCGCCGAGTATTCCACGCGGCCGCCAACCCGGCCGGCCAGCCGGTCGCTTAGTTGAAAATCCGATTCCACGAAGCTAGCCGCGCGCTTTTCCGTGAAGCTGGTTTCGTAGCGAGTATCGGCGTCAGTGGCGCGGGGCTGGTACTGCTGCGTAACTTGTTGCCCGAGGCCTTCTACTCCAAGCTTGAGGTTCCAGCGGGAGCCCGCCGAATCGTTGGTGAGCACCACCCGGCCTACCAGGGCTTGCTCTAAGGTGCGTAGCCGCAATGTGTCGGGTTGCACGTCTTTATCGTCGCGCGACAGTGCTATGCCGGTTTGGATGCTCCAGCCGCGGCGCAAGGGGCTACGGAAGGTGGTGTTGAGGTAGCCGTTGCCGTTTCGTAGCGCCACGGTTTGTTGGCCGGCTGGCTCGGGGCTAGGCTGGCGGATAGCGAGGCATTGGGCGCTCCAGGTACCGTAAACTTTCAGCATACCTGCCTGCCCGGTGCGGTGACTTAGCTTGACGGAACCGCTGCCTGAGCGGGGCGCCTGCACCCACTCCACATTTTGCGGCATCAGCCCGGTGTAGGGCATCAGGTTGGTGTAATCAGCCGATACATCCAACGAAGTTTGCTCCCACCGCTTGGTCCGCGAAGCCCCCACAAACAAGTTGGATACCGATACCCCCGTTTGCGTTTCTTGTGACAAATCCGTCGAATTCAGCAGCAGCACGCCCGACAAGGCCTGTCCATATAGCGCCGAGTAGCCGCCCGTGCTGAACACCGTGCCCCGAAACAGTGTGGGCGAGAATCGTCCTCGTGCGGGCACCGCGGGCACCGACCCGGCGTAGAAGTTCTGCACGGGCAGGCCGTCCATATACACTTTGGTTTCGTTGGCAGCCCCGCCGCGCACGAACAGCATGCCGTCCTCCCCTACTCGGGTGGTGCCCGGCAGGGTGTTGAGCGCACCCGACACGTCGGCTAGCGCACCAGCAGTGGTTTGAATGTCGCGGGTGTTGAGGGCGGCGGAACGCTTCTCGTCACTGGCCTCGAAAGCTCCGGCTGTCACCACCACCGAGCCCAAGGCATGCGGAGTGCCTTCCAGCTTCAAGCTCAGCTTCAGTGGCTGCCCGTTCAAAGTCAGCGGCAACTCCTGCGGCTGATACCCCAACAAGCTCAACACCAGCGTAGCCGCCCCGGCCTGCTGCGTCTCGAACTGAAACGTGCCTAAGGTATCGGTGCTGGTACCGTCGAAAGTGCCGCGCAAAAACACATTGACGCCCGGCAGTGCTTGGCCCGCCGCGTCGCGGACGATGCCGCTGAGATTGGTGGCAGATTGAGCGTACAGCCCTGCGGTGGGGGCTAATAGCAGGAACAGTGAGAGTAGTAGACGTTTCATGGCAGTAGCAGCGAAGTGACACTCAAATGTGAGCTACTGCTTAAGCCAATGAAATTTGCGGTTACCGAAGTGCCAGATTATGGAGATGAAGTGTAGGAAAACCTACTTATCAACTCATCCCGCTCCGGATGCAGTGATTCAGCAGTTTACATTAATTCCTCAGCTACTAAGTACTGATATTGGTAAGCGCCTGGAATAGTAATGTCAATAAGCTCCTCCCTATCTTGTGTCGGCTTATCTACCCACCACTGCTATGCACATTGCTTCCCTCAACGTTGGTTTGCCTCAAGAATATGTTTGGAATGGCAAGACCGTACGAACCAGCATTTTCAAGCAACCTACCTCGGAGCTAGTGCAGGTGTATACAGAGCACTTGGCGAATGATGGGCAGGCCGACCTCCACGTGCACGGCGGTCCTGACAAAGCCGTGTATGCGTATCCGCAAGAGCATTATGCGTTCTGGCAAGAGTACTTGCCCGCCGAAAAACTAGTGCCCGGAGCTTTCGGCGAGAACCTGACCACTGTTGGCCTACTGGAAAAGGATGTGCGGATAGGCGACTTATACCAGATGGGCACGGCCGTGCTGATGGCTTTTCAGCCGCGCCAACCCTGCTTTAAGTTGGGTATTCGGCTGCAGGATGACAGCATGGTGCAGCGCTTCGAGAAGTCGCGGCGCAGTGGCATCTATTTCCGGGTGCAGCAGGAAGGCGTGGTGCAAGCCGGCGACGTCATCACACTAGTGCAGCGTTCCACCTACAACGTTACCATTCAGGACATAGTTGACAACGGTAGCGTAGAAACCCCCGATCCGCACAAGATTCAGGAAATCTTGGACATGCCGTATCTGACGGTGTCTTGGCGCAAGCGCTTCACGCTGATGCTAGAAGGAAGCCGTTGATTTTTGTTGGATGACGTAAGTACTTCGGAAAGCTTGTTGCCCGCTTTAGCGCGTGCAGCAGCTTGGTTCGAGTTACTTGGCATCTACTTCAATCCACTTTATGAGCACTTTCTTTCGCCGCATTTTTCAGGTTATTGATGGCAACAAGAAGTTCGTCGGCGACGGCTTCGATGTAACTAGCCCGATGCCAGGGCCGCGTATCCGGCAGCTTAGCCCCTACCTGCTTATCGACCACACCGGCCCGATGCAAGTAGCGCCCACCGATGCGCCGTTGGGTACGCCGCCGCACCCGCACCGCGGCTTCGAAACCGTAACGGTGGTGTACGAGGGCGCCCTGGCCCACCGCGACACCGCGGGCCACAGCGGCACCCTCGGCCCGGGCGACGTTCAGTGGATGACGGCCGGCGCGGGCCTCCTGCACGAAGAGCGCCACGAAAAAGAGTTTGCCCGGCAAGGCGGCACACTGGAACTGCTGCAACTGTGGGTGAACGTGCCCAAAAAGGACAAGCTGGCCCCGCCCCGCTACCAGAATATTCGGAGCACCAGCATTCCTAGCCTGTCCCTGCCTGGTGGCAACAGTAGCATCCGCGTTATCGCCGGCGACTACGAGAATCTTACCGGCCCCGCCGAAACTTTCTCGCTCATCACGCTGCTGGACGTGCATCTGGCTCCCGGCGTGGAAACTACCCTGCGCCTGCCAGCCGACTACAACGTGGGCATTTATGTAGTGAAGGGTGCCATTACGCTGCACGGCAACCGGCCCGCTGTCATCAAACAACTGGTGGTGTTTGGTTGGGACTCGACCGACATTCAAGTCAGGGCCACCGAGGAAACAGTTTTACTGGTTTTGGCCGGAGCACCCATCGAGGAACCACTGGCAACGTACGGCCCCTTCGTGATGAACACCAACCAGGAATTGGTACAAGCCATTGCCGATTTTGAAAGTGGCGGCATGGGCAAGTTTCCGGAAGATGAGTAGCTGGCAGGTGCTTGCTGAGCTAAATTGACAGTGGTTGCGGGTGGGACCGAGAATGTATATCTAGCATCGTCGCTCCTTTCGGTGGAACGGCAGTTTGATTCTCAAGGCCCTCCGGTTCCATCCGCGTTTCAGCTGCCGTGCTGCAGCATGGTTCCACTTCATCCATACGCCCCGTGTCCAGCCCGTATGCTCCTCTGCTTGCCCACATTGCCCGGTACGTAGCGCTAACTCCCACCGAAGCTGACCTGCTCCAAACGTACCTGACGCGGCAAACCATTGCCCGCAAAGAGCATCTGCTCAGCGAAGGCCAAGTATGTACGGCTAACTACTTTGTACTGCGAGGCTGCCTCCGTACTTACCTCGTCAACGAAAAAGGCAGCGAGCAAACCATCTTGTTTGGCATCGAAAACTGGTGGCTAACCGATTATGCCAGTCTCGATATGCAGACGCCGTCTCAGTTCTTTATTCAGGCGGTAGAAACTACCGAGGTGGTGCTTTTCGAAAAGCGGGTGCAAGAGGAAGTGCTACGTCAGTTGCCGCAGCTAGAGCGGTATTTCCGCATCCTGCTGCAGAAGTCGGCGGCGGCAGCGCTGTTTCGGATCAAATTTCTCTTCAGCTTGTCGGGGAGGCGCGCTACTATCATTTCAACAGCGCTTTTCCGGGGTTTGTGCAGCGGGTGCCGCAGTATATGTTGGCTTCTTATCTAGGCTTTACGCCGGAATTTCTCAGCAAAATCAGGGCAAAGGTGGGCCACGAGTAAAACCGTCATTTCTTGAACTAGATTAAGTGGATTCCGTTGGCCACCTCGGACATTTGAGGCATACTTCAACCCACTAAAGTTCATGAAGATGCGTCTCAACATCCAGCAAACCGAACCCGAAGCCTACAAAGCCATGTATGCGTTAGAGAAGTACCTAAGCTCTTCTAAACTCAGCGGCACGCACAAAGAATTGATTAAGATGCGGGCCTCCCAAGTAAATGGCTGCGCCTACTGCCTCAATATGCACTCCCGTGACGCGCGCAAAGCCGGCGAAACCGAGCAACGCCTGTATCTGCTATCTGCCTGGCGCGAAACTACCTTGTTCACCCCCGAAGAGCAAGCCTTGCTGGCTCTCACCGAGGAAGTAACGCTCATCGGTCAGCACGTGTCCAATGCCACCTATCAGCAGGCCGCTGCCTTGTTTGATGAGCACTATTTGGCGCAGGCCATCATGGCCATCGTCACAATTAACGCCTGGAACCGCATTGCCATTACAACGGAAATGCCCTTGGAAGCCTAAAAACGGAGCAGTTGACTTGCTTGCCCCTTGCGGACTTTCCTCGAACCTTCTCTCACTGAAAAGCAAACTGCCTGCACACAACGGCGCCCATACCGCAATGGTATGGGCGCCGTTGTGTGCAGGCAATTTAGTTAACTATCGGGCTCTTAGAAGTCTATTGCCCGATTTCGTTTCAGCTAATGAGTCTGACTAACAGATACCTTAGTCGGCGTTGCCGGTAGCACCATCGTCGGTGAATTCGCCCTCGTTATTGGGGTTGTGCACGGTGGACTCGGCCACTTCTTGGTTCAGGGCCACGTCTACGGGAGCTTCAGCGTTGGGAGCTGTTGGGCTGCCCGAGGCTTTGGCACCACCTTTACCAGTCAGGAACGACCAGTCTACCTTGCCTTTGGTTAGGTAATAAGCACCAGCGGTTACGGCCGCTACGCCCACCCCTACCAAAGCATTTTTCTGCTTTTTGGTTAGGTTCAGGTTTTTCAGGTTAGGCAGGTTGCCGAGGCCATTTGCTTTTTTGGACTTGTTTTTTTTCTTAGCCATGAGGTAGAGCTGAGAGCTTGATTAAGAATGAAGGCTTGGTAGAGAAGGCCTGTTACGAAGGTGTGACAGGTGGTCGTCGGTAAGCAGTAGAATGCGCAACAACCCTTCCCGACCGCGCTGTAGGTGAATTTATACGGCAGCAGCGGCAGTTGTGATGCCGATTTTCTGAATCAATGCACTGTTTCTGGCTCACTGGCTCCTAAAAGCGTCGCCCTCTGCGACTTCCCAAAAATGGGCTTGAGTTTTAGGAAGCTGGCAATGGTTTGGCAGCTGGTCCTACAAACTTGCCCAAAGGCCGGCTCGACTATAACTTAATTAGCTGCCGAAGAGTAAGGAAAGCCGCCTTTCAAGAAAGCTTTCTATCCGAACCTCTTACGAATTCATGCAGCTACGACTTGTTGTTTTATCTATCCTGTGGGGTATGCTGATGAGCCCGGCAATAGCGCAAACCGTTACGGGTCCGCAGGGCGAAAAATTCACGGAGCGGATAGTGGCCCGCCAACTCAGCGACCCGTGGGAAATAACGTACGGCCCCGACAACTTCCTGTGGATGACCGAGGCCAAAGGATACCGCGTCAGCCGCGTTGACCCGGCCACGGGCAGCCGCAATGTGTTGCTGGACCTGAGCAAGGAGCGCCACTTTCCGCGCTACGACAAGATTCCGGACTCAGTAGATGGCGGCAAACCCTGGCCGCAAGGCGGCCTGATGGGGTTGGCACTGCACCCGCAATTGCTGCAAGGCCAGCCCTACGTGTACCTCACTTACATCCATTCGTTTGAGGGCGCCAACCAGCCCGGCAAGGGCAGCCGCCCCAACCACGGCGGCAACTTCTTCACGGCCCGTTTGGTGCGTTACGAGTATGATGTCGCCAGCCAAACCTTGCGGCGCCCTCTCGTGCTCTGCGACACCATCCCGGCCAGTAACGACCACAACGCCGGCCGCCTGCTGATAGCTCCGGTTGCCGGCCGCAACTACTTATTCTATTCGGTAGGCGACCTAGGCGCCGGTCAGTTCGAAAACGGTGGCCGCCCCAACCACGCCCAAAGCATCAGTTCCTACGAAGGGAAAGTACTGCGTTTCAACCTCGCGCCCGATGCCGACGCCACTCCGCAGACCCGCTGGATTCCGAACGACAATCCGTTCAGCACCAAACGGCAAAGCGCCGTATGGAGCACTGGCCACCGCAACGCCCAAGGGCTGGCGTATGCCGTAGTAGGCGGCACGGGTCGGCTGTACGCATCGGAGCACGGGCCGTTTTCGGATGACGAACTCAACCTCGTCGAGAAAGGAAAGAACTACGGGCATCCGTTGGTGTTGGGCTTTGCCGATGGCAACTACAACGGGTTGGCCGCAGCAGCTTCCGAACACACTGATTTGCCCGGTCCCTGGCACACCACCTACCCCACCATCGGCAGCGAGCAAGCTAACGCCAACGCTCTTGGCGCCACGTACCGCGACCCGCTAGCCACGCTCTACCCACTCAACCACGACTTTCTGACTACGGTACTCACTCGCACCCGCGCCCACGACCCCGACGAACCCACTTGGAATTCGGAAGCGCCTAGCAGTTTGGCGGTATACACGGCTACGGCCATTCCGGGCTGGCAAAACTCTCTTCTGATTCCGACCCTGAAACGCGGCAAGCTGGTGCGTCTCAAGCTAAACGACAACGGCACCGCCGTGGCTAGCGACACGATGATGTACTTCAAAGCTCCCGTCCGTTACCGCGACCTAGCCGTTTCGCTCGACGGCACCAAACTTTACCTCGCCACCGACAGTGCCACCATCACGTCTGGTCCCTCGCAGGATGCACCTAAGGGCACGGTGTGCAAGGGCTGCATTCTGGAATACACGTATGTAGGCGGCGGCTTGGCTACTAACCCATCGGTGGCTGACCGAAAAACGCCGAGCCCGGAAATGGCCTTGCGGGAAGCCACAACTATGGTGCAGAAACTGAAGCCAAAGGACCGCCGCGTGAAGCGCGCTGGTTTGCCGCCAGCTCAGCGCCCGATGTTTGATTTGCTGCTCAAGCCCGTCCTGACCGCTCAGGAAAAAACCGAGGCGCAGCAAAATGCACCTGCCTTGCTGACCGGGCTCCGGCAGCAGATGTAAGCACCACAAGCTATTGTGCCGTAGTGCGGTACATGACGTCGGTTCGGAGTACGTATTTCACCCCTTGTGTTACTTCGCTGCCCTCGTGGTAGAGGCTATGCAAAAAGAGTAGCGCCATGCCCTGTTTCGGCTGCACTCGCAGACCTTGGAAAGTGGTGTCGCCACCTTGAAAGTTGTCGTTCAAGTAGATCATGAAAGTGAAATAGCTTGACTCCAACTCATTGCGGATATAGCTCTCGTCATAGTGGCCTTTAAATTGGTGCCCACGCTGGTAGCGGTAGAACCGGAACAGCTCGTTGAGGCCAATGGCGTTGCTGTTGCCTATTTGG contains:
- a CDS encoding TonB-dependent receptor is translated as MKRLLLSLFLLLAPTAGLYAQSATNLSGIVRDAAGQALPGVNVFLRGTFDGTSTDTLGTFQFETQQAGAATLVLSLLGYQPQELPLTLNGQPLKLSLKLEGTPHALGSVVVTAGAFEASDEKRSAALNTRDIQTTAGALADVSGALNTLPGTTRVGEDGMLFVRGGAANETKVYMDGLPVQNFYAGSVPAVPARGRFSPTLFRGTVFSTGGYSALYGQALSGVLLLNSTDLSQETQTGVSVSNLFVGASRTKRWEQTSLDVSADYTNLMPYTGLMPQNVEWVQAPRSGSGSVKLSHRTGQAGMLKVYGTWSAQCLAIRQPSPEPAGQQTVALRNGNGYLNTTFRSPLRRGWSIQTGIALSRDDKDVQPDTLRLRTLEQALVGRVVLTNDSAGSRWNLKLGVEGLGQQVTQQYQPRATDADTRYETSFTEKRAASFVESDFQLSDRLAGRVGGRVEYSALLDRVNAAPRLALAYQTSEHSSVSGAYGRFYQTPDNSLLLVQPNLRFEQATHSVLTYQYNHDGKLLQAEAYHKTYSHLTRYDGQDMRNAATYDNGGTGYARGLDVLWRDRKTVKNLEYWVSYGFLDTRRQYRADPVSAVPTFAARHNVSVVGKYWVPKLNTLFGVTASYGSPRRYHDLNQEGYNQGVLPTYQDVSLNASYLTRLFGQFTIVHISTSNVLGRQNVYGYRYASTPDASGQFNRVAVTPTAPRMLFVGVFVSINKKNPGDVNERPE
- a CDS encoding Crp/Fnr family transcriptional regulator; this encodes MSSPYAPLLAHIARYVALTPTEADLLQTYLTRQTIARKEHLLSEGQVCTANYFVLRGCLRTYLVNEKGSEQTILFGIENWWLTDYASLDMQTPSQFFIQAVETTEVVLFEKRVQEEVLRQLPQLERYFRILLQKSAAAALFRIKFLFSLSGRRATIISTALFRGLCSGCRSICWLLI
- a CDS encoding pirin family protein, with product MSTFFRRIFQVIDGNKKFVGDGFDVTSPMPGPRIRQLSPYLLIDHTGPMQVAPTDAPLGTPPHPHRGFETVTVVYEGALAHRDTAGHSGTLGPGDVQWMTAGAGLLHEERHEKEFARQGGTLELLQLWVNVPKKDKLAPPRYQNIRSTSIPSLSLPGGNSSIRVIAGDYENLTGPAETFSLITLLDVHLAPGVETTLRLPADYNVGIYVVKGAITLHGNRPAVIKQLVVFGWDSTDIQVRATEETVLLVLAGAPIEEPLATYGPFVMNTNQELVQAIADFESGGMGKFPEDE
- a CDS encoding carboxymuconolactone decarboxylase family protein; translated protein: MKMRLNIQQTEPEAYKAMYALEKYLSSSKLSGTHKELIKMRASQVNGCAYCLNMHSRDARKAGETEQRLYLLSAWRETTLFTPEEQALLALTEEVTLIGQHVSNATYQQAAALFDEHYLAQAIMAIVTINAWNRIAITTEMPLEA
- a CDS encoding MOSC domain-containing protein — encoded protein: MHIASLNVGLPQEYVWNGKTVRTSIFKQPTSELVQVYTEHLANDGQADLHVHGGPDKAVYAYPQEHYAFWQEYLPAEKLVPGAFGENLTTVGLLEKDVRIGDLYQMGTAVLMAFQPRQPCFKLGIRLQDDSMVQRFEKSRRSGIYFRVQQEGVVQAGDVITLVQRSTYNVTIQDIVDNGSVETPDPHKIQEILDMPYLTVSWRKRFTLMLEGSR